Proteins encoded by one window of Xenopus tropicalis strain Nigerian chromosome 6, UCB_Xtro_10.0, whole genome shotgun sequence:
- the LOC100497899 gene encoding cytochrome P450 2C20, which translates to MLLICATELLMTMDVLSGLTLFLIFLLTLLFLSALWKQQKRSSVLPPGPTPIPLLGTPRYVTFNIICKHFPKLQEKYGNVFTIWQLGDPIVILCGYKMVKEALINHAEEFSQRPTLPLGDELTKGYNFQSFTTHWRHFRRFILTTLRNIGVGKVPVEERSFMEAQQLIEAMSQMEGKPFNPIGLLGCAVFNMMSFVLFGKRFDYKDKKLHDLISNTRNHINNVLSRTSQIIRVFPIILKFPFLWKMHCKDTLCLQSFVKEQIQSHKENLNKPRDFIDFFLQKIKEEEGNEDSIFCDTSLHMFITNLLGAGTDGITSTLKYCLARIAQFPEIQAKVQQEIDDVTGSQRPPGLSDRPHLPYTNAVIHELQRHLDLAATGFYHALSKDTEFQGFTLHKGTRVIPYLSSVLFDPTQWETPDEFNPGHFLDEKGQFRAKPAFMVFSAGKRECLGVSLARMEIFLFFSALLQKFTFCPTTGQRLSPRPPIPTKFHFILTSQIKAVLRSSKAA; encoded by the exons ACCATGGACGTCCTCTCCGGCCTGACCTTGTTCCTTATCTTCCTGCTcaccctcctcttcctctctgcttTGTGGAAACAACAGAAAAGATCCTCCGTCCTACCCCCAGGACCAACCCCAATTCCACTGCTGGGCACCCCCCGTTATGTAACGTTTAATATTATCTGCAAGCACTTCCCTAAG CTTCAAGAGAAATATGGCAATGTGTTTACCATCTGGCAACTGGGGGACCCCATTGTGATTCTCTGTGGGTACAAAATGGTAAAAGAGGCTCTGATCAACCATGCGGAGGAGTTCAGCCAACGCCCCACTCTCCCATTGGGCGATGAGCTCACAAAGGGATACA ATTTTCAGAGTTTCACCACTCACTGGCGCCATTTCCGCCGATTTATCCTGACAACGCTGAGGAACATCGGGGTGGGGAAGGTGCCCGTAGAGGAAAGAAGCTTCATGGAGGCCCAGCAGCTTATTGAGGCGATGTCCCAAATGGAAG GAAAGCCTTTCAACCCCATCGGCCTCCTGGGATGCGCAGTGTTCAACATGATGAGCTTCGTTCTATTTGGGAAACGTTTTGACTACAAGGACAAGAAACTTCACGATTTGATTTCAAACACAAGGAACCATATAAATAACGTGCTCTCCAGAACCTCTCAG ATCATCCGTGTGTTTCCAATAATCCTGAAGTTTCCGTTCTTGTGGAAGATGCACTGCAAAGACACCTTGTGCCTCCAGTCATTTGTTAAGGAGCAGATCCAGTCCCACAAGGAGAATCTGAACAAGCCCAGGGATTTTATTGACTTCTTTCTCCAGAAGATAAAAGAG GAAGAGGGAAATGAGGACTCCATTTTCTGTGACACCAGCCTGCACATGTTCATCACCAACCTATTGGGTGCAGGCACTGACGGCATCACTTCCACCCTGAAGTACTGCCTGGCAAGGATTGCCCAGTTCCCAGAAATCCAGG CCAAGGTGCAGCAAGAGATCGATGATGTGACGGGGTCCCAGCGCCCCCCAGGGCTCAGCGACCGGCCCCACTTGCCTTACACCAACGCTGTGATTCATGAGCTGCAGAGGCACCTGGATCTGGCGGCTACGGGGTTCTATCATGCGCTCAGTAAAGACACCGAGTTCCAAGGATTTACCCTCCATAAG GGCACCCGGGTCATCCCGTACCTCTCCTCGGTGCTGTTCGACCCAACCCAGTGGGAGACCCCAGATGAGTTCAACCCGGGGCATTTTCTGGATGAGAAGGGGCAGTTCCGGGCAAAGCCGGCTTTCATGGTATTTTCTGCAG GGAAGCGCGAGTGCCTGGGGGTGAGTTTGGCCCGGATGGAGATTTTCCTCTTCTTCTCCGCTCTCCTCCAGAAATTCACCTTCTGCCCAACGACTGGGCAACGACTGAGCCCGAGACCCCCGATACCCACCAAGTTCCACTTTATATTAACCTCTCAGATCAAAGCTGTCCTGCGTTCCTCTAAGGCTGCCTGA